A segment of the Candidatus Thermoplasmatota archaeon genome:
CCATCAGCTTGTATCTTTTCATTACTCTTAGAATATGTCTGTCGAGGATGGCCAAATTTTTATATCCTATATTTCTCAAAAAATGGCTCGCCTCCTTATAGCCAAATCCTTTTATGTTTTCCACAAACCATTCTCTTGCCATCCTTCCATCTGAAAAATTTTTCAAAATTTTATCTATATCTCTGTACCCCCTATTATAACAGATATACTCTGCTCTGTTTGGGAACCTGTAGCCATACTTTTTCAGACGTGCCCTCAATTCTTCTTTATTTGATGTATGAAATGCATTTTGCAAATTTTTCTGCAGTTTTATACACATCCCGGCTGAGGAGTTTGCTGTCAAAACGCAAAAGCATAATTCTCCAAATTTGTCATTTACTTTTCCAAACCCATCGATTCTTTTGTCAACTACTTCCTTTATGGGAGTATGCATTAAAACTTTAAGTCTGGCCAGAAGTCCCTCTACGTCCTGCATACC
Coding sequences within it:
- a CDS encoding N-glycosylase/DNA lyase yields the protein GMQDVEGLLARLKVLMHTPIKEVVDKRIDGFGKVNDKFGELCFCVLTANSSAGMCIKLQKNLQNAFHTSNKEELRARLKKYGYRFPNRAEYICYNRGYRDIDKILKNFSDGRMAREWFVENIKGFGYKEASHFLRNIGYKNLAILDRHILRVMKRYKLMEEVPKILNKREYIGIEKKLEEVADKLGITLSKLDLYLWYMETGKILK